A window of the Lates calcarifer isolate ASB-BC8 linkage group LG18, TLL_Latcal_v3, whole genome shotgun sequence genome harbors these coding sequences:
- the tspan12 gene encoding tetraspanin-12 isoform X1, whose amino-acid sequence MAREDAVRCLRCLLYALNLLFWLMSACVLGVAAWIRDSLNTVLTLTAHTRLEEAAVLTYSPAVHPVIIAVCCFLIIVAMVGYCGTLKCNLLLLSWYFGSLLVIFCVELASAVWTYDEPSVQRSDMISLKSRMPNYGLQRYQWLTHTWNSFQTEFKCCGVIYFTDWLEMTEMEWPPDSCCSNQYPGCARHAHYHDLSDLHQEGCGPKIYSFIRGTKQLQVLRFLGVSIGVAQILAMALTLTLLWALYYGRKSSHLDSTTLPAPDDSVPVTVTHGPSAEALKSGCSRANKGCANMAAASKPHEHQFEMARLS is encoded by the exons ATGGCTCGGGAGGACGCGGTGAGGTGTCTGCGCTGTCTGCTGTACGCACTCAACCTGCTGTTCTGG ctgaTGTCAGCGTGTGTGCTGGGAGTGGCAGCCTGGATCAGAGACTCTCTGAACACCGTCCTGACCCTGACAGCTCACACCAG gttggAGGAAGCGGCTGTCCTCACGTATTCTCCGGCTGTTCATCCCGTCATCATCGCCGTGTGCTGTTTCCTCATCATCGTGGCCATGGTGGGATACTGCGGCACGCTCAAATgtaacctgctgctgctgtcctgg tatttcGGGAGTCTTTTagtgattttctgtgtggagctgGCGAGCGCTGTGTGGACCTATGATGAG ccgtCAGTGCAGCGCTCTGATATGATCAGTCTGAAGTCTCGGATGCCAAACTATGGCCTGCAGCGTTACCAGTggctcacacacacctggaacAGCTTCCAGacagag TTTAAATGCTGTGGGGTGATCTACTTCACTGATTGGCTGGAGATGACAGAGATGGAGTGGCCACCTGACTCCTGCTGCTCCAATCAGTATCCAGGCTGCGCCCGCCACGCCCACTACCACGACCTGAGTGACCTCCACCAAGAG GGCTGTGGTCCAAAGATCTACAGTTTCATCCGGGGGACGAAGCAGCTGCAGGTGTTGCGTTTCCTGGGCGTGTCCATCGGCGTGGCTCAGATCCTGGCCATGGCGCTCACCCTCACGCTGCTCTGGGCTCTTTATTACGGACGGAAGTCTTCACATCTGGACTCCACAACGCTGCCGGCGCCGGACGACTCCGTCCCGGTCACGGTGACACATGGACCCTCGGCTGAAGCTCTGAAGTCAGGCTGCAGCCGCGCTAATAAAGGCTGTGCTAACATGGCCGCAGCCTCCAAACCTCATGAACACCAGTTTGAGATGGCGCGTCTGTCGTAG
- the tspan12 gene encoding tetraspanin-12 isoform X2, which produces MSACVLGVAAWIRDSLNTVLTLTAHTRLEEAAVLTYSPAVHPVIIAVCCFLIIVAMVGYCGTLKCNLLLLSWYFGSLLVIFCVELASAVWTYDEPSVQRSDMISLKSRMPNYGLQRYQWLTHTWNSFQTEFKCCGVIYFTDWLEMTEMEWPPDSCCSNQYPGCARHAHYHDLSDLHQEGCGPKIYSFIRGTKQLQVLRFLGVSIGVAQILAMALTLTLLWALYYGRKSSHLDSTTLPAPDDSVPVTVTHGPSAEALKSGCSRANKGCANMAAASKPHEHQFEMARLS; this is translated from the exons aTGTCAGCGTGTGTGCTGGGAGTGGCAGCCTGGATCAGAGACTCTCTGAACACCGTCCTGACCCTGACAGCTCACACCAG gttggAGGAAGCGGCTGTCCTCACGTATTCTCCGGCTGTTCATCCCGTCATCATCGCCGTGTGCTGTTTCCTCATCATCGTGGCCATGGTGGGATACTGCGGCACGCTCAAATgtaacctgctgctgctgtcctgg tatttcGGGAGTCTTTTagtgattttctgtgtggagctgGCGAGCGCTGTGTGGACCTATGATGAG ccgtCAGTGCAGCGCTCTGATATGATCAGTCTGAAGTCTCGGATGCCAAACTATGGCCTGCAGCGTTACCAGTggctcacacacacctggaacAGCTTCCAGacagag TTTAAATGCTGTGGGGTGATCTACTTCACTGATTGGCTGGAGATGACAGAGATGGAGTGGCCACCTGACTCCTGCTGCTCCAATCAGTATCCAGGCTGCGCCCGCCACGCCCACTACCACGACCTGAGTGACCTCCACCAAGAG GGCTGTGGTCCAAAGATCTACAGTTTCATCCGGGGGACGAAGCAGCTGCAGGTGTTGCGTTTCCTGGGCGTGTCCATCGGCGTGGCTCAGATCCTGGCCATGGCGCTCACCCTCACGCTGCTCTGGGCTCTTTATTACGGACGGAAGTCTTCACATCTGGACTCCACAACGCTGCCGGCGCCGGACGACTCCGTCCCGGTCACGGTGACACATGGACCCTCGGCTGAAGCTCTGAAGTCAGGCTGCAGCCGCGCTAATAAAGGCTGTGCTAACATGGCCGCAGCCTCCAAACCTCATGAACACCAGTTTGAGATGGCGCGTCTGTCGTAG